One region of Flavobacterium pisciphilum genomic DNA includes:
- a CDS encoding prolyl oligopeptidase family serine peptidase, translating to MKYKLAVTALLFSIISFAQTIVNGNMKTEIIQKHELGYALHIPASIKEKKPLLIFLHGSGEKGTDIEKVKIHGPFKYLKDHKLDAYVLAPQCPENEEWDAEVLYRLILKIQKENNIDSDRIYVTGLSLGGWGTWNLAFAHPDMFAAIVPISGFVDLIQLEQTCKIAKIPTRIFHGLMDDVVNIDYAITIYKELKKCNSNVELTIFDDAGHDSWSRVYDNQQIYDWMFKQVRNK from the coding sequence ATGAAGTATAAATTAGCAGTGACAGCTCTATTGTTTTCAATCATTTCTTTTGCTCAAACAATTGTAAATGGGAATATGAAAACCGAAATCATTCAAAAACATGAACTAGGGTACGCATTGCATATTCCAGCAAGTATAAAAGAGAAAAAACCATTGCTAATTTTTCTTCATGGTTCAGGCGAAAAGGGAACCGATATTGAAAAAGTAAAAATTCACGGTCCATTTAAGTATTTAAAAGATCACAAACTAGATGCATATGTTCTTGCTCCACAATGCCCGGAGAATGAAGAATGGGATGCAGAAGTTTTATACCGATTGATTTTAAAAATCCAGAAAGAGAATAATATCGATTCAGATCGAATTTATGTTACTGGGCTAAGTTTAGGAGGTTGGGGAACATGGAATCTAGCTTTTGCACATCCAGATATGTTTGCAGCAATTGTGCCTATTTCAGGATTTGTAGATTTAATTCAGTTAGAACAAACCTGTAAAATAGCAAAGATTCCAACACGAATTTTTCACGGATTAATGGATGATGTCGTGAATATAGATTATGCGATTACAATTTATAAGGAATTAAAAAAATGTAATAGCAATGTAGAATTGACCATTTTTGATGATGCAGGTCATGATAGTTGGTCGAGAGTATATGACAACCAGCAAATTTATGACTGGATGTTCAAACAAGTAAGAAATAAATAA
- a CDS encoding glucoamylase family protein, whose protein sequence is MIRISVLLISFAFFGCGSNADKSKDSATVTSEVVKLTDEELVEVVQKQTFKYFWDYAEPNSGLARERYHPDGVYPENDANVVTTGGSGFGLMAIVSGMSRGYITKKEGVDRLNKIADFLDKADRFHGAWSHWIDGNTGKVKPFGTKDNGGDLVETSFLVSGMITVREYLKNGSDTEKAVAKKYDALWKGVDWKWYTNNKNVLYWHWSPTYDWQMNFPLEGYNECLITYILAAASPTHPITPKEYHEGWARNGGIVSTKSKYNIPLVLKHNGAEEYGGPLFWAHYSYVGLDPNQLTDKYANYWDLNVNHVKIDYEYCVENPKKYKGYGPDYWGLTASYSRNSDGTTGYNAHMPSNDVGVIAPTAAISSIVYTPKESIAVMRNLYENHKKDAWGVAGFYDASSLQYGWTAQRYLAIDQGPEVVMIENYRTGLLWELFMNAPEVKQGLINLGFHSGKYGF, encoded by the coding sequence ATGATTAGAATTTCAGTTTTATTAATCTCTTTTGCTTTTTTTGGTTGCGGTTCTAATGCTGACAAATCAAAAGATAGTGCAACAGTGACTTCAGAAGTTGTAAAACTAACGGATGAAGAGCTTGTTGAAGTAGTGCAAAAACAAACTTTTAAATATTTTTGGGATTATGCCGAACCAAATTCGGGCTTGGCGAGAGAGCGTTATCATCCTGATGGGGTTTATCCCGAAAATGATGCTAATGTTGTTACAACCGGAGGTTCTGGTTTTGGATTAATGGCGATAGTGTCTGGAATGTCAAGAGGATACATTACAAAGAAAGAAGGTGTTGATAGACTTAATAAAATTGCTGATTTCTTGGACAAAGCTGACCGTTTTCACGGAGCTTGGTCACATTGGATAGATGGAAATACAGGAAAAGTAAAGCCGTTTGGAACTAAAGATAATGGAGGAGATTTAGTTGAGACTTCATTTTTGGTTAGTGGAATGATTACAGTTCGTGAATATTTAAAAAATGGTTCAGATACTGAAAAAGCAGTTGCTAAAAAATATGACGCACTTTGGAAAGGTGTAGATTGGAAATGGTATACTAATAACAAAAATGTATTGTATTGGCATTGGTCGCCTACCTACGATTGGCAAATGAACTTTCCTCTAGAAGGATATAATGAATGTTTGATTACTTATATATTGGCAGCAGCTTCGCCAACACACCCAATTACACCGAAAGAATACCACGAAGGTTGGGCAAGAAACGGAGGAATAGTTTCGACTAAATCGAAATATAACATTCCTCTGGTTTTAAAGCACAATGGAGCCGAAGAATATGGAGGTCCTTTATTTTGGGCACATTATTCTTATGTTGGACTAGATCCAAATCAGTTAACCGATAAGTATGCTAACTATTGGGATTTAAATGTAAATCACGTAAAAATTGATTATGAGTACTGTGTAGAGAATCCTAAGAAATATAAAGGATATGGCCCAGATTATTGGGGACTAACAGCATCATATTCTAGAAACTCAGATGGAACTACAGGTTACAATGCACATATGCCAAGTAACGATGTAGGAGTTATTGCTCCAACAGCAGCAATAAGCTCAATTGTTTATACACCAAAAGAGTCTATTGCGGTAATGCGTAATTTATATGAAAATCACAAAAAAGATGCTTGGGGAGTAGCTGGATTTTATGATGCAAGTAGCCTACAATATGGATGGACAGCTCAACGCTATTTGGCGATAGATCAAGGCCCAGAAGTAGTAATGATAGAAAACTATCGTACAGGTTTATTATGGGAATTATTCATGAATGCTCCAGAAGTAAAACAAGGGTTAATAAACTTGGGTTTTCACTCAGGTAAATACGGATTCTAG